From the genome of Bacteroides sp. MSB163, one region includes:
- a CDS encoding rhomboid family intramembrane serine protease, with protein MNAIPTVTKNLLIINVLVFLATIVAQSYHLDLARYLGLHFFLADDFNIAQLITYMFMHGGFTHLFFNMFAVWMFGRILEQVWGPKRFLSYYMICGIGAGLISMLVTYIRIQAAKAGMSPEMINTVYQEGAQIIRDNMNYTYPPMANLNALLNGVTVGASGAVYAILLGFGMLFPNQPLFIFPLPFPIKAKYFVIGYALIELYAGFANNPNDNVAHFAHLGGMIFGFILIMYWRKKDRGNGYYYN; from the coding sequence ATGAATGCTATACCAACAGTTACTAAGAACCTATTAATCATTAATGTACTGGTCTTTCTTGCGACCATTGTTGCTCAAAGTTATCATCTTGATTTAGCCCGTTATCTGGGCCTTCATTTCTTTCTTGCCGATGACTTTAACATAGCGCAACTTATCACATACATGTTTATGCATGGAGGTTTCACGCATCTTTTCTTTAACATGTTTGCCGTGTGGATGTTTGGTCGCATACTCGAACAAGTATGGGGACCCAAACGTTTTTTATCTTACTATATGATATGTGGTATAGGCGCAGGCTTAATCAGCATGCTGGTAACCTACATACGTATTCAGGCTGCAAAGGCCGGAATGAGTCCGGAAATGATTAATACCGTATATCAGGAAGGCGCTCAAATCATACGGGATAATATGAATTACACCTATCCGCCCATGGCAAATCTGAATGCTCTCTTAAACGGAGTTACCGTAGGAGCTTCAGGAGCCGTGTATGCCATTTTGCTGGGCTTCGGAATGTTGTTCCCCAACCAGCCGCTATTCATATTCCCGCTGCCGTTTCCGATAAAAGCCAAATACTTTGTTATCGGATATGCACTGATTGAACTGTACGCTGGTTTTGCCAACAATCCTAACGACAATGTAGCGCACTTCGCACACTTGGGCGGTATGATATTCGGTTTTATACTGATAATGTACTGGAGAAAAAAAGATAGAGGAAATGGGTACTATTATAACTGA
- a CDS encoding HU family DNA-binding protein — protein MNKSELINAMAAESGLTKTDSKKALDAFMAAITKALKAGDKVSLVGFGTFVVVERAARLGINPSTKQSITIPAKKVAKFKPGMELTLAIE, from the coding sequence ATGAATAAGTCAGAACTTATCAACGCTATGGCGGCAGAGTCCGGTTTGACCAAAACGGATTCTAAGAAAGCATTAGATGCTTTCATGGCAGCAATCACGAAAGCCCTAAAGGCTGGTGACAAAGTATCATTGGTTGGCTTCGGTACGTTCGTTGTAGTAGAGAGAGCAGCACGTCTGGGCATTAATCCTTCTACCAAACAGAGCATTACGATTCCTGCAAAGAAAGTTGCTAAGTTTAAACCTGGTATGGAGTTGACTTTGGCCATCGAATAA
- a CDS encoding rhomboid family intramembrane serine protease, producing the protein MGTIITDLKEAFRRGNIYIQLIYINVAVFVVTTLTEVILQLFNRSLGGAFEWLELPASPTQFIIQPWSLFTYMFMHAGFLHILFNMLWLYWFGALFLMFFSAKHLRGAYILGGICGGLLYMAAYNIFPYFRPMVDYSFMLGASASVLAIVAATAYREPNYPIRLFLFGTIRLKYLALIVIGTDLLFITSSNAGGHIAHLGGALAGLWFAAGLSKGKDITAWINKILDAIVSLFSFKPRKPKMKVHYGNSRQKDYDYNARKKSQSEEIDRILDKLKKSGYESLTTEEKKSLFDASKR; encoded by the coding sequence ATGGGTACTATTATAACTGACCTTAAAGAAGCTTTTCGCAGAGGGAATATTTATATCCAGCTGATTTATATCAACGTAGCTGTATTTGTAGTCACTACGCTGACGGAGGTAATTCTGCAATTATTCAATCGCAGCCTCGGCGGTGCGTTTGAATGGCTGGAATTGCCCGCTTCACCCACACAGTTCATCATACAGCCATGGTCACTGTTCACATATATGTTTATGCATGCAGGATTTTTACATATCCTGTTCAACATGTTGTGGCTATACTGGTTCGGAGCACTATTCCTAATGTTCTTCTCAGCCAAACATCTGCGCGGGGCGTATATCTTAGGGGGTATTTGCGGTGGATTATTGTACATGGCAGCCTATAATATCTTTCCGTATTTCCGCCCGATGGTCGATTATTCATTCATGTTGGGGGCATCCGCTTCCGTGCTTGCTATCGTAGCTGCTACAGCGTACCGCGAACCTAACTACCCCATCCGGCTGTTCCTCTTTGGTACGATACGGTTGAAATATCTGGCACTGATTGTCATCGGTACGGATTTACTGTTCATTACATCCAGCAATGCAGGCGGACATATTGCCCATCTGGGCGGTGCATTGGCGGGACTCTGGTTTGCTGCCGGACTCAGTAAAGGAAAAGATATCACTGCCTGGATTAACAAAATTCTAGATGCTATCGTTTCACTGTTCAGCTTCAAGCCCCGCAAACCGAAGATGAAAGTTCACTATGGTAACAGCCGTCAGAAAGACTATGACTACAACGCCCGCAAGAAATCTCAATCCGAAGAAATAGACCGTATCCTCGATAAACTGAAAAAATCAGGATATGAAAGCCTGACCACAGAAGAAAAGAAAAGTCTTTTCGATGCGAGCAAACGATAG
- the argS gene encoding arginine--tRNA ligase, whose protein sequence is MNIEDKLVASVINGLKALYGQDVPAAQVQLQKTKKEFEGHLTLVVFPFLRMSKKGPEQTAQEIGEYLKANEPSIAAFNVIKGFLNLTIASSAWIELLNDIHADKQYGIVAATDNSPLVMIEYSSPNTNKPLHLGHVRNNLLGNALANIVMANGNKVVKTNIVNDRGIHICKSMLAWSKYGNGETPESSGKKGDHLVGDYYVAFDKHYKAEVKELMAKFQSEGATEEEAKAKAEAASPLMNEAREMLVKWEANDPEVRALWTKMNNWVYEGFDETYRKMGVSFDKIYYESNTYLEGKEKVMEGLEKGFFYKKEDGSVWADFTAEGLDHKLLLRADGTSVYMTQDIGTAKLRFADYPIDKMIYVVGNEQNYHFQVLSILLDKLGFEWGKSLVHFSYGMVELPEGKMKSREGTVVDADDLMEEMISTAKETSNELGKLDGLSQEEADNIARIVGLGALKYFILKVDARKNMTFNPKESIDFNGNTGPFIQYTYARIQSVMRKAAEAGIVIPAEIPVGIELSEKEESLIQMVADFAAVVKQAGTDYSPSIIANYTYDLVKEYNQFYHDFSILREENEAVKVFRLALSENVAKVVRISMGLLGIEVPDRM, encoded by the coding sequence ATGAATATAGAAGATAAACTGGTAGCGTCCGTCATCAACGGACTGAAAGCGCTGTATGGACAGGACGTGCCTGCCGCACAGGTGCAACTGCAAAAAACCAAGAAAGAATTTGAGGGACACCTCACGCTGGTAGTTTTTCCTTTCCTGCGCATGTCGAAGAAAGGACCGGAGCAGACAGCACAGGAGATTGGCGAATACCTGAAAGCTAACGAACCTTCGATAGCTGCATTCAATGTAATCAAAGGTTTCTTGAACCTGACTATCGCTTCTTCCGCCTGGATTGAATTGTTGAATGACATTCATGCCGATAAGCAATACGGTATTGTTGCTGCCACGGATAATTCTCCGTTGGTGATGATCGAATATTCTTCACCCAATACCAACAAACCACTTCACTTGGGACATGTACGCAATAATCTTCTGGGCAATGCTTTAGCCAACATTGTGATGGCAAATGGCAATAAAGTGGTAAAAACAAATATTGTCAACGATCGTGGTATTCATATTTGTAAGTCCATGCTGGCCTGGTCCAAATATGGTAACGGTGAAACACCCGAATCATCAGGAAAGAAGGGGGACCACTTGGTAGGCGATTATTACGTTGCTTTTGATAAGCACTATAAAGCTGAAGTGAAGGAATTGATGGCTAAATTTCAGTCTGAAGGCGCGACGGAAGAAGAAGCTAAAGCAAAGGCTGAAGCCGCTTCTCCTCTAATGAATGAAGCCCGCGAAATGCTGGTGAAGTGGGAAGCTAATGATCCGGAAGTGCGTGCGCTTTGGACTAAAATGAATAACTGGGTGTATGAAGGTTTTGATGAAACTTACCGTAAAATGGGTGTAAGCTTTGACAAAATATATTATGAGTCAAATACCTATCTTGAAGGGAAAGAGAAGGTGATGGAGGGCCTTGAAAAGGGGTTCTTCTATAAAAAAGAAGATGGTTCCGTATGGGCTGACTTTACTGCTGAAGGTTTGGATCATAAGTTGCTACTACGTGCTGATGGGACTTCTGTTTATATGACTCAGGATATAGGTACAGCTAAATTACGTTTTGCTGATTATCCTATTGACAAGATGATTTATGTAGTAGGCAACGAACAGAACTATCATTTCCAGGTACTTTCCATCCTGCTTGACAAGCTTGGATTTGAGTGGGGAAAGAGTCTCGTACATTTCTCTTATGGTATGGTGGAATTGCCCGAAGGTAAGATGAAAAGCCGCGAAGGCACAGTGGTAGATGCTGATGATTTGATGGAAGAAATGATTAGTACTGCCAAAGAAACTTCTAATGAATTGGGCAAGCTGGATGGTCTGTCTCAGGAAGAAGCTGACAATATCGCTCGTATTGTTGGTTTGGGCGCCTTGAAATATTTCATCCTCAAGGTAGATGCCCGTAAGAATATGACGTTCAATCCGAAAGAGTCAATTGACTTTAATGGAAATACAGGTCCGTTCATTCAATATACGTATGCGCGTATTCAATCTGTAATGCGTAAGGCTGCTGAAGCCGGTATTGTAATTCCCGCTGAAATACCTGTTGGTATTGAGTTGAGTGAGAAAGAAGAAAGCCTTATTCAGATGGTAGCCGACTTTGCTGCTGTAGTGAAGCAGGCAGGTACGGATTACAGTCCCTCTATTATTGCCAACTATACTTATGACCTGGTGAAAGAATACAATCAGTTCTATCATGATTTTAGCATTCTGCGTGAAGAGAATGAGGCTGTGAAAGTTTTCCGTCTCGCTTTGTCGGAAAATGTAGCGAAGGTAGTTCGCATCAGCATGGGCTTGCTGGGTATTGAAGTGCCGGATAGAATGTAA
- the topA gene encoding type I DNA topoisomerase has translation MPKNLVIVESPAKAKTIEKFLGKDFKVLSSYGHIRDLKKKEFSIDVEKNFEPDYEIPEDKKALVKTLKAEAKDADTVWLASDEDREGEAIAWHLYEVLKLEPEHTKRIVFHEITKTAILKAIEQPRNIDINLVNAQQARRILDRIVGFELSPVLWKKVKPALSAGRVQSVAVRLIVEREREIHAFQSEASYKVTAVFLVPDTDGKLIEMKAELAHRLKTKAEAQKLLESCQSAIFTIEDITTRPVKKSPAAPFTTSTLQQEAARKLGFTVAQTMMVAQRLYESGRITYMRTDSVNLSELAINGSKEAIANMMGDKYVHPRHFSTKTKGAQEAHEAIRPTYMENAQIEGSAQEKKLYDLIWKRTIASQMADAELEKTTATISISNTSEAFSATGEVVKFDGFLRVYRESYDDDVEQEDETHLLPPLKKGQKLEYQNITATERFTQHPPRYTEASLVRKLEELGIGRPSTYAPTISTVQQREYVEKGDKNGEERSYNVITLKKNKITDATRTEITGAEKAKLLPTDTGTVVTDFLTQYFPSIMDYNFTASVEKQFDEIAEGDTKWTTIMKTFYKTFHPSVESTLAAKNAHKTGERILGEDPVSGKPVSVKIGRFGPVVQIGSAEDEEKPRFSPLKKGQSIETITLEEAMDLFKLPRTLGEHEGKTVTVNAGRFGPYIYYSGTYTSLPKGVDPMEIELKEALELIKEKAEAEAKKHLKKFDEEPELEIMNGRYGPYIAYKGSNYKIPKDIVPEDLNLDACMEIIKLQSEKAASAPAKPKRGKYAKKKA, from the coding sequence ATGCCAAAAAACCTTGTCATTGTCGAATCACCGGCAAAAGCAAAAACAATTGAAAAGTTCCTGGGAAAAGATTTTAAAGTTCTTTCCAGCTATGGTCATATACGCGACTTGAAAAAGAAAGAATTCAGCATTGACGTTGAAAAAAACTTTGAACCGGACTATGAAATTCCGGAAGATAAGAAAGCACTGGTTAAGACACTGAAAGCTGAAGCAAAAGATGCTGATACCGTATGGTTGGCTTCCGATGAGGACCGCGAGGGAGAAGCCATCGCCTGGCACTTGTATGAAGTATTAAAACTGGAACCGGAACATACCAAACGTATCGTATTCCATGAAATCACCAAAACCGCTATACTGAAAGCTATCGAGCAACCACGCAATATTGATATCAATCTTGTCAATGCTCAGCAGGCACGCCGCATTCTTGACCGTATTGTAGGTTTTGAACTTTCTCCTGTATTATGGAAAAAAGTGAAACCCGCACTCTCTGCCGGACGTGTACAATCCGTAGCTGTCCGACTCATTGTAGAGCGCGAACGTGAAATACATGCTTTCCAAAGTGAAGCATCTTATAAAGTCACTGCTGTTTTCCTTGTTCCCGACACTGACGGAAAACTCATTGAAATGAAGGCGGAACTTGCACATCGCCTTAAGACCAAAGCTGAGGCGCAGAAGCTCTTGGAAAGCTGCCAATCGGCAATATTTACCATTGAAGATATTACGACACGTCCGGTAAAGAAGAGCCCGGCTGCACCGTTCACTACTTCTACTTTACAACAGGAAGCCGCACGCAAACTTGGCTTCACTGTAGCACAAACGATGATGGTAGCTCAACGATTGTATGAATCAGGACGTATTACTTATATGCGTACCGACTCCGTAAACTTATCGGAACTCGCCATCAACGGCAGCAAAGAAGCCATTGCCAATATGATGGGAGACAAATACGTACATCCACGCCACTTCAGCACCAAGACCAAAGGAGCACAAGAAGCGCATGAGGCCATCCGTCCCACATATATGGAGAATGCACAGATAGAAGGCAGTGCACAAGAGAAGAAACTTTACGACCTGATCTGGAAACGTACCATTGCTTCTCAAATGGCAGATGCCGAACTGGAAAAGACAACAGCAACCATCAGTATAAGCAATACATCCGAGGCCTTCAGCGCCACGGGAGAAGTTGTGAAATTCGACGGTTTCCTGCGTGTATACAGAGAATCTTATGATGACGATGTGGAACAGGAAGATGAAACCCATCTGCTGCCACCGTTAAAGAAAGGCCAGAAGTTAGAGTACCAAAACATTACTGCCACTGAACGCTTCACACAACATCCACCCCGCTATACAGAAGCAAGCTTGGTGCGCAAACTGGAGGAATTAGGCATTGGGCGTCCTTCTACTTATGCGCCTACGATCTCTACCGTTCAACAACGTGAGTACGTAGAAAAAGGAGATAAAAATGGTGAGGAACGTTCGTACAATGTAATTACCCTGAAGAAAAACAAGATTACAGACGCCACCCGTACTGAGATTACCGGAGCAGAAAAAGCGAAACTGCTACCTACAGATACGGGTACAGTAGTGACTGACTTCCTGACGCAGTATTTCCCCAGCATTATGGATTATAACTTTACAGCGAGTGTAGAAAAACAATTTGACGAGATTGCCGAGGGAGATACAAAATGGACGACTATCATGAAGACGTTCTATAAAACCTTCCATCCGTCCGTAGAAAGTACTCTTGCCGCCAAGAATGCACACAAGACCGGAGAACGCATATTGGGAGAAGATCCTGTTAGCGGCAAGCCTGTAAGCGTTAAAATCGGACGTTTTGGCCCTGTTGTACAAATTGGAAGTGCTGAAGATGAAGAAAAACCCCGCTTCTCTCCTTTAAAGAAAGGTCAATCCATCGAAACAATCACTTTAGAGGAAGCAATGGATCTGTTTAAGTTACCTCGTACTCTTGGTGAACATGAAGGTAAAACGGTTACTGTCAATGCCGGACGTTTCGGACCGTACATCTACTACAGCGGGACTTATACTTCACTTCCCAAAGGCGTAGATCCGATGGAAATAGAATTGAAAGAGGCTTTGGAATTAATAAAAGAAAAAGCGGAAGCAGAAGCAAAAAAGCACCTCAAGAAGTTCGACGAAGAACCTGAACTGGAAATCATGAACGGAAGATATGGCCCTTACATTGCTTATAAAGGCAGTAATTACAAAATCCCAAAGGATATCGTTCCGGAAGATTTAAACCTGGATGCCTGCATGGAAATCATCAAGTTGCAAAGCGAGAAAGCTGCATCCGCTCCAGCTAAGCCGAAACGAGGGAAATACGCCAAAAAGAAAGCATAA
- a CDS encoding TonB-dependent receptor — protein sequence MKKVQYIFGALALITIPNWVQAQTQAKDTTLSRTVVVEQEYNPDIIDASKVNVLPKVMPPTVSKKTVEYDATLAPAGNIPATTMEAYTGAESQDKAKRGYARLGYGNYGNLDARANYLFILPNSDKLNLNFHMNGMDGKLDLPDSKDKWDARYYRTHAGMDYVHAFRKMDLNVAGNFGLSNFNFMPGSTNNKQKFLSGDVHFGIKSTSEELPLQFHAETNLMFYERQHDIQYQDAQEVMVRTKAGAMGTISEEQFVGVDLSMDNTFYKNNLFEDYTSVELNPYYLYQSEDWKIRLGAHVDFAFGFGKKFRIAPDVTAQYIFSDSYILYAQATGGRQANDFRRLEMVSPYGQSNIQLDATYEQLNAALGFKTSPVTGLWFNIYGGYQDLKNNLASAAIENYSGSYLQLFQGNMHNIYAGAEASYSYKDIISFTASGVYRDWKTAKTENNSGDQLLYYMPSFEANFKVDIRPVSSVLINLGYQHITREKIGNERVDPVGNLYLGGSYEVFEGISIYVRANNLLNKDYQYYWGYPTEGINFMGGVSFRF from the coding sequence ATGAAAAAGGTACAATATATATTCGGGGCATTGGCACTTATAACCATACCGAACTGGGTGCAAGCCCAAACGCAAGCTAAAGATACTACCCTGAGCCGCACGGTCGTGGTAGAACAAGAATATAATCCGGACATCATAGATGCTTCCAAAGTAAACGTACTGCCCAAGGTAATGCCGCCAACAGTCAGCAAAAAGACTGTGGAATATGATGCCACACTCGCACCTGCGGGAAATATCCCTGCAACTACCATGGAGGCGTATACAGGAGCTGAAAGCCAGGATAAAGCCAAACGCGGCTACGCCCGTCTGGGATATGGCAATTACGGCAACCTGGACGCTCGTGCCAATTATCTGTTCATCCTGCCTAACAGTGACAAACTGAACCTGAATTTCCACATGAACGGCATGGATGGCAAGTTAGATCTGCCTGATTCCAAGGATAAATGGGATGCACGTTATTACCGTACACATGCGGGCATGGATTATGTACATGCTTTCCGGAAAATGGACTTAAATGTAGCCGGAAACTTCGGGCTAAGCAACTTCAACTTCATGCCCGGCAGCACAAATAATAAGCAGAAATTCCTGTCGGGTGATGTACATTTCGGAATAAAATCAACCAGCGAAGAATTACCGCTTCAATTTCATGCCGAAACCAACCTGATGTTCTACGAACGCCAACACGATATACAATATCAGGACGCACAGGAAGTTATGGTACGGACAAAAGCCGGTGCAATGGGAACGATCTCTGAAGAGCAGTTTGTTGGAGTAGATCTCTCCATGGACAATACGTTCTACAAGAACAATCTTTTTGAAGATTATACCTCTGTGGAATTAAATCCCTATTATCTGTATCAAAGCGAAGACTGGAAAATCCGTCTCGGCGCTCACGTGGATTTCGCATTCGGATTTGGCAAGAAATTCCGGATAGCACCGGACGTGACAGCCCAATATATCTTCTCTGACAGTTACATTCTCTACGCCCAGGCTACAGGCGGACGACAGGCTAATGATTTCCGCAGGCTAGAAATGGTTTCACCTTATGGTCAGAGTAATATACAACTGGATGCCACCTACGAACAGCTGAATGCTGCCCTCGGCTTCAAGACCAGTCCAGTAACAGGTTTATGGTTTAATATTTATGGTGGATATCAGGATTTAAAGAATAATCTTGCTTCTGCCGCAATTGAGAACTATAGCGGTTCATACCTTCAATTGTTCCAAGGAAATATGCATAACATATATGCAGGCGCCGAAGCCAGCTACAGCTATAAGGATATTATTTCCTTCACCGCTTCGGGCGTTTACCGTGACTGGAAAACTGCTAAAACAGAAAATAACAGCGGAGACCAGCTACTCTATTACATGCCTTCTTTCGAAGCAAATTTCAAGGTAGACATTCGTCCGGTTTCTTCTGTCCTGATCAACCTCGGTTATCAGCACATCACTCGTGAGAAGATAGGCAACGAGCGTGTAGATCCGGTTGGGAATCTATACCTTGGCGGTAGCTACGAAGTCTTTGAAGGCATATCAATCTATGTGCGTGCAAACAATTTATTGAACAAAGACTACCAATATTATTGGGGATATCCCACAGAAGGTATCAATTTCATGGGTGGAGTGAGTTTTCGTTTTTAA